GAAAAGATATGAAGACCGAGATTTTGtgcggaaggaaggagagaggaggggagggggaggggaagagggaggagcggcagattaaaagaaacagagggggaaagaggggggaggggggaagagagagggaaagaggggggagggggaaaagggagggtagaTGGGAGGGGCACTCGAGGATTAACTGTAACATAACTCTCTCTTTGGTCTTCATACGTTGACTTCCTAGACTAATTATGTGTCAAAATTCGGCTTCCTTTGAAGTGGGATTATCACCTGCAAGTTAGTTAGGGGAGGCCGGGTGCGCGAGAGGTGtagaggggtgggagaaggggggggggggcattaatgGGGGAATCGAGGGAGGGGGTaatgggagtggggagagagaggggggtgggggaaaacgcCACTGTACAGTCACGTATTCGCGATGTCCAGCACATGTGTTCGGCTATTGTCAAAGTTATAAAtttagagacagaagaaaaaaaaatgtgtgtacgtTTTCTCCgtaatttctgatttttttccaaatgaaagatggttcttactttttctttacctttttttttcttttaatttgtagaagtgtttgttagtttatttgtttgattcGTATACGCCACCTTTATCGGACTCTGGGATAAACACACTGAGATTTAAGATGTGAATTATTTTATTgatcctttttttcctatttttatatttttttagtattttctttgGAACACTATACGCACGATatactcgagaaaaaaaaacatactattgCTATATCTCTCCGAAAGCAGATTCCTTCAGAATCATCACCTCTGAAATTGTCCCTAAATAAACCAAGTCTTTCAGGAAGGAACGGCAGCTACAGTTTATTCCTTTCATGTTTTGTTTCATTTAAGGGTGACGGTGGCCATGGGTTGGTCCACGAGGCTTGTGATAATCCAggcaccacaaacacatacaaccctGAGATAAGTATCATATCTTTCACAATCGTGGGCGGGGTCGCCGGCCGCGGCAGATCGGGCTCCCGGGGGCGGCCGGCCGGCGTGGCGGCGCCGGATTCTTATATGTACACCTTCGCTCCGGGCCGTCGGCAGCCGGTGCCGCCCCGGCAGGAGCAGTGGTACgggggctggagggggagggagagggcctcGGGCTCCGGGCGGGAGGCGGGAGGCCGGGGGCGCGGCGGCAGcgacagcagcaacagcagcggcGGAGACAGCGTAGGGGCTGCGTGACTTAgccgggaggaggaggattcaCACTAGAGCAAGGTAAAGCTACCGAGAGGAGGCGCCGACGGGGCGAGCGCCTCGACGCAGGCGGGGCTGTCGGCCGGCCTTATAGCGTCGTGAGGCCGTAGTCGGGCTTCATCGCGCCGTGAGGGTAAGGCGCCGAGATGGGCGTGAGTCCGGGCGGCATCATCCCGCCGCCCATGTGTGGATAGCCGGGCGGATGCCCCGGCTGCTGTGCCCCCTGCTGCTGCGCTGCCTGCTGTTGAGCCgagtgttgttgctgctgctgttgctgttgctgttgctgttgctgctgctgggtGTGCTGCTGCTCCGGCGTGCCCTGGCTCTGCGTCGTGGGCGTCTGGTTCTGGTTCTGCTGCTGGTTCTTGGGCGTGACGGTGGTGGTGACGCCCGCGGGGTTCGTCTTTCTCCGCACGTTCTTGGTGTTGGGCAGCTTGTTGTCCTTCTTCCACTTCATGCGGCGGTTCTGGAACCAGATTTTGATCTGGCGCTCCGACAGGCAGAGCGAGTGGGCGATCTCTATCCTCCGCCGGCGCGTCAGGTAGCGGTTGAAGTGGAACTCCTTCTCCAGCTCCAGGATCTGGTGCCTCGTGTAGGCCGTCCGCTGCCGCTTGGGCTCGCACCCCGGCTGGAACGACCCGTTGGCTGTGGGAGAGAAGACGGGCACAATAAACTTACTGCGCGAAGGATTCGTACAACGACAtgctggggaaaaaaatcccaactcAAAAAAATTCAACTCTAcattccttaccccccccccccttttttccctttcctgctcTATTCatcattcaaaattatatattcttcCCCGCctgcctgacccccccccctttctctagaaaagaatggaagaaaagaaaaaaaaaactcacaacctACAACCCTAtaccctttccctcacctttcctctactctacccctccccccccccaaaaaaaaaaaaaaatctataacggCCTCGAATATTTTGACTTCGAGAACGGTCTTGTCTGAGGAAACCATTCCCCCAACCGGAATGAAGCCCAACCATACGGCGACCGGtggctgtctctctcctcctcctggtAGACGAACCGAAGACACTAATGGCCAGATCTTGTGAAAACCGCTAATTGGACAGGATTTCCTTGAACAAGGGCTGTAAGTAGGCTAATCGCCGCTATGCCTTCGTGCCATCATTTCTTACGTTTTGCTTTCGATTAATTGGTGAATTCTGGCTTCTGAAGATTAtccttatagtttttttttgtattttacatttaGTTTTGGCAGGGAAAATAATCATACTACATATTACACTACACATTCTTTTCtaactcatatataaatatacatatgtatgtatatatatatatatatatatatatatatatatatatatatatatatatgtatatatatatatatgtgtgtgtgtgtgtgtgtgtgtgtgtgtgtgtgtgtactaatatatatatatatatatatatatatatatatatatatatatatatatatatatatatacatacatacatatataaaccaacatatatatttgtgtgtgtgtgtgcatgtgtaagtatatgtatccgtgtatatatctgtgtgtgtgtgtctatacattcatttatatactatattatatataatattattatatatatatatatatatataatattatattatatattatatatatatatataatatatatataatatatatatatatattatatatataatatatatatatatatatattaatatatatatatatatataatatatataatatatatattaatatatataatatataatatatatattatatatatatatatatataatatatatatatttatataatatatatatatatatatatattatatatatatatatatatatatatatatatatatatatatatatatatatatatatatatatatatattatatatatatatatatatatatatatatatatatatatatatatatatatatatatatatatatatatcatccttatGGAAGGAAAACTCACGtacttttttttagatcagtcattctatataaaaaatgataataatgacacttacCAAATAAGGTCCCCGCCCCTTCTGCAAAgagtaagaaaatggaaaaattataTTGCGAAATGCGAAAATAATATAGCTTCCATGCATGCTTTAAtagataacacaaataaaacaacataaaagaaGGACTTTATCTGACCAACAGACTTTAGAGAGACTTCATGAACAAACCGACTTACAGCCCTTTTCAAGGTGTATGCCAGTGGCACTTGTATAGCAGCCCATGCATTATCCTCATAACACTTTAAACTCTTTATATTAGCATGGTATACATAATAGCTTTGTGAAAACTGGGGTTAGATATTATATTTCATGATGCCATTCCGCCTACTGCTATGTTATTAATCTTAAGActaaatgtgttttgtttttttggtcatgtaaaaTAATTGCCTATTCCTCGTTGAAAGAAATGTTCACCGAAGAATTACGATGTTTAATTCCACAAAAGAGCATGTTACATCTCGTGCTAATTCTGGAGGAGAAATGATGGAATTCAGGGTCTTTGGAACATGACGTCATGttacaaaatacagaaaaaaagtctctctctctctctctctctctctctctctctctctctctctctctctctctctctctctctctctctctctctctctctctctctctctctctctctcctctctctctctctctctctctctctctctctctctctcttgtgcatACGATTCTGAAAAGAGGCATGGGAGTGATGGCACCAAGTCACACGATGAGGTGTCTTCGCCAACGTTAAGATTCCCTCGCGCCTTTGAAGAGGATAGTTGGTCGAGGAGTATGTCTTTGCAGTACTTCAActcataagaaaaagaagattattcGAAAAAAACTGCAGGTTATGTGTCGGTGTTCAATGCGACATGAACTTTTTtgccactttcttttttctcggtTTTATTATACCAGACAAAATACAcaaagttacatatatatacttgaatatatatatatatatatatatatatatatatatatatatatatatatatatatatatatatatatatgtatatatacatatatatatatatatatatatatatatatatatatatatatatatatatatatatatatatatatatatatatatagaacgtaTTAGGAAAGAAAAAGTTAATTAGTACATCTACAGAGGTTGGTCTTTTTCTCGAAATACAAAGTACATCTAGTTGAAGacaccctttttctcttttctcttacgcGTAAACTAAATGttgcgtaaagaaaaaaaaaaaaaaacttcgttaCTTTTTTCCCAAAGACAAAAGTTTAAACGTCTTGAGCGAGGGAAGAGCGTCTACAGACAAGTGAgtgaaagaaaaactaaaaacaaaaacaaaaacaaaaacaaaaatctatttTTGTTCTGGAGTTAAAGAAGAATAACACACGTAGCCTGTTTTCTATTCTATTCAGACGTGTAACTGGATATGTAGCTCAATTTTAGTGTTTATTTTCGCAAACATAATGTCTGCGATACAGATCTGACATCGGGGCTTTTTGCGCTGATGATTGCAATGATGAAACGCAACACGAAATGTTCTCTTTTCTGCGGATTTTCACTTAATTTCTTAGTAGTCGGGGTATGTTTAtgaattagagagatagagacagagacagatagaaagagagggtgttcgtgtgtgtttatggggAAGTATAGTATGCCTTTGTGTAAGGGTacgtgagtttgtgtatgtgtacgcgtcTGCATGctccgtgtatgtgtatgtatgtgtgtgtgtgtgtgtgtgtgtgtgtgtgtgtgtgtgtgtgtgtgtgtgtgtgtgtgtgtgtgtgtatgtatgtatgtatgtgtgtgtgtgtgtgtgtgtgtgtgtgtgtgcgtgtgtgtgtgtgtgtgtgtgtgtgtgtgtgtgatctaaagTAAGAGTAGAAAAACAAGCATAAGTGTGTTTGTACGTGAGTATTCGCGTGTTAGATTAAATTTCCCgtaaatattaatgtttattctACTCCCAAGCGCAtcgtataataataaacaaggaaACCGCTTTGTAATCTCGATCATTAACAATATAAGCGCACGATTACAAATAATCTTGCTTcaaatcatcttcataatcatcagaCAAACAGTTCTAAAACGaaggtattacatatatatacatcggtCGAGAGAGAATTTATTTATACAGGTATTTCCAAATGTGTTTCGTAAGTGGCGAACATGTGCGATATTTTCAGGTGTAAGCTTTTATAACTTAGTTTGGGTCGTAtatccgtttcttttcttttacttatatatatatatatatatatatatatatatatatatatatattatatatatatattatatatatatatatatatatatatatatatatatattatatatatatatataatatatatatatatatatatatatatatatatatatatatatatatatatatatatatattatatatatatatatatatatatatatatatatatatatataattttttatttttattttttttttttttatatatatatatatatattatatatatatttttatatattatattatatttttttttttttttttttttttttttttttttttttttttttttttttcttttttttttttctttttctttctttttttgcatatgaataatatatatatatatataatatatatatatatatataatatatatatatatattatatatatatatatatatataatatatatatatatatatatatatatatatatatatatatatatattcacattcgcatacatgtatttatgctaGATAAATGCATTCGCGAGAAAGGCAAATGCGAAACAGAATAAGAATAATCAAGAAAACTGACAATATGGCAGATAAACgagagaagcagaagaacaaGAGAGCAAactccagagaaagagagagagagagagagagagagagagagagagagagagagagagagagagagagaggaggaggaagaagagagagagagagagagaagagagagaagagagagaggggagagagaagagagagagagagagagagagagagagagagagagagagagagagagagagagagagagagagagaggcagcgacAGAGACATACGACTTGGTTACAAACaaaaggcagagaagagaaaaagaggacaagggaagggagggagaaccaacaggcgagagagagagagagaaagtgagagagggaatgagggacaaaaggaagaaggaaggaggcaaggagagagagagacagaagagaaatagaagacgaggaagaagaagaaaaaaaaaaaagaaaaagaaaaagaagcagcagcagaacatgaagataaaaatagaataacaatgaaagggagaaaaagagatacagagaaaaaatatatacatacccacgaacagacagacagacagacacgcaaacaaaaaacgacatacaaaaaaaagaaagaaatcaaaacatcaaataacgaaagagagaaagcgaagcgggagagagagcgagaaggaactgtccttcccccccccctcgccctcctccctccttccccctccagccTGAGCGTCCCCTATGGCCGCAATCCCTACAACGGCCCAACAAAATGGCGTCGGCGGCGGCCTCTCTCatccgtcttttctctctctctctctctctctctctctctctatctatctatctatctatctatctatctatctatctatctatctcgcggGCACTAgatttttctttggtttctttttctgtttcttccttttattattgttcttgttcttttctctctctctctctctctctctctctctctctctctctctctctctctctctctctctctctctctctttctctctctttctttctttccctctccctttccattcccttctcccattatcgattgtctatctgtctatctattcatctatcatatTCCTCTTCCCGTCTCCACAAActcgcccttaaaaaaaaaaaaaaaaaaaaaaaagcaccgttCTCCTATTTTACTGATTACGAATTTGAACTTTTATTCCTTCGTTGTGTTACCAGCTTATCTCCTTCTTGTTATCGCTGTTCTTCGTCTCATTGGCCGCCGATGCGCATTTGTTTGGTGGCTttgttttcgggatttttttttttttttttttttttggggggggggcgaaagcatacgtgatttttttttttcgttcatgcgcattcgtttattcatttacttatttcttgAATTGTACGTGTGGTTTCGATTATTGGGTTCGATAAACGATTGGcaaatagactttttttttttcttttctaattcaatGTGGTGTTATGTAACAGGGTAATCTGGCTACGACtagatctatagatatgtatctgTGTGGGTATAGCTGTACatagcatatgtatgtgtatacgaatGTATTTACATTcgtagatatgtgtgcgtgtgtgtgtgtgtgtgtgtgtgtgtgtgtgtgtgtgtgtgtgtgtgtgtgtgtgtgtgtgtgtgtgtgtgtgtgtgtgtgtgtgtgtgtatatatatatatatatatatatatatatatatatatatatatatatatatatatatatatatatatatatatatatacatatatatataatatatatatatatatatatatatatatatatatatatatatatatatatatatatatatatatatatatatatatatccgcgagTGTGTGCGTATCTACGTACGCACATTCCCCGTTAACCACGTCATTCCCCTCCACAAGTAACCCGACGCAACAAAACTAAACCAAATGCCGCTTCGCAGAACGCCTCCCTCTCCCGGAGCGAAGGACCGAAGACAAAGTGCGAGGAGCCGGCTAAGTGTCGCGATCCTCCGGAGGGCCGCCCGCACCCCTGTCGGCGGCTCCTGCAAGATCACTCACCATTCTCGAGATGCTATCAATGGTGATTCCTTTGTAGTCCGAGTGGGAGtgatgtagttattattagtctttttctttcgtttttttttttttttttttttttttttttgggggggggggggagggttgtttaattggtgatttttttttttttttttttttgataggcgTTGGGAATGTTTTCGAGGTTTTGGTGTGTGAATATTGATGTtttgttctccttcctctctctctctctccttctctctctctctctctctctctctctctctctctctctctctctctctccctctctttctctctctctctctctctctctctcttcctaaaccTTCGTTACGCCGATCAGCAAATTTCAAATCGCGATCTACAATCAATTCAAGACTAATTACATTTTCAAAGGAAGATCTCAGTCTCTGCCGTTCCGTGCGCCGCCGCTACTTCAAAGTGAATATTCGCAAAGGGTGAAGTCGTGGTGTTGAATTTTTGATTTAGAATTTGAATGAGATCTGATATTCActtgatatatatgtaacagatagatatctagagagagagagagatagttaagtcgttttatttttttttcgtttgttttccttcttttttgtggTTATCAAAGCGTCTTACGAGTATTTTAGGATGGATAATTGGCGCAATGTATTTTTAGTCACTGGATAACATATACCTAAAATAAGTACAACGTATAAGTGTCCATAACTTTGTTCATGGTATAATTGCATGAAATTATCTGcgattcgtaatatatatatatatatatatatatatataaatatatatatatatatatatatatatatatatatatatatatatatatatatatatatatatatatatatgtatatgtatatatatatacgtgtgtgtgtgtgtgtgtgtgtgtgtgtgtgtgtgtgtgtgtgtgtgtgtgtgtgtgtgtgtgtgtgtgtctgtgtgcatatgtatatatacatatatatatatatatatatatatatatatatatatatatatatataatatatatatatatatatatttgtataagtatacatatatatatatatatatatatatatatatatatatatatatatatatatatatatatatatatatatatatatatatacacatatacattataatataattcaccagcgaattttaaaatacacatccATTACATAgaaaatgtattattaaatattttcaaagACACTAAAATTCTTAACACAAAAAGTACGACATCAACATATGAATACACAACAAGATACAAACTAACCGAAGCTGAAATGACTAATCCTAAGGCAAACAAtttacaaacagaaacaaacacgctTTCTTGAGTATATTTGCTTTGTCTCAAACAGCCTAGCGCGAATCCAGGCTGGAGT
This genomic interval from Penaeus monodon isolate SGIC_2016 chromosome 37, NSTDA_Pmon_1, whole genome shotgun sequence contains the following:
- the LOC119596026 gene encoding homeobox protein Hox-A4-like, producing the protein MTMSSFLMNSGPYVDPKFPPPEEYSQNSYIPPQSDYYNAAQHYPYHGMHQAPGMQYGRDAMQYNHAGYYQQTCVMPQHQPMAAHMSPQVAPCHSPLQQHQVPPRSPVASPDPSAGGAGGMGAQMGQHMGGAGVDGSPEETVTELDANGQPVIYPWMKKIHVAGAEGAGTLFANGSFQPGCEPKRQRTAYTRHQILELEKEFHFNRYLTRRRRIEIAHSLCLSERQIKIWFQNRRMKWKKDNKLPNTKNVRRKTNPAGVTTTVTPKNQQQNQNQTPTTQSQGTPEQQHTQQQQQQQQQQQQQQQHSAQQQAAQQQGAQQPGHPPGYPHMGGGMMPPGLTPISAPYPHGAMKPDYGLTTL